In a single window of the Aridibaculum aurantiacum genome:
- a CDS encoding ABC transporter permease: MFRNYLKLAYRNLVKNKTLSFINIFGLAIGLTSCMLISVYIMHELSYDQYHVNKDRIFQLNTDFMQEGESKIAGNTSGGVGKLMQQEFSEIDKTARLMRLYRDDKTLLQVTEAGSAIKSFYETKGYLADSGFFQILTYDFKEGNPQTALMEPSSIVLSEEIASKIWGNQPALNKVIRVSSSTNGDHDYRVTGVYKQPVNPTHIDARFVLTFRGGNMDNMANNNPSLVNNNMFYTYMLLKPGTDAGKLAAKFPAFINTHMGEELKGMGRQRNYLLTPIADVYLHAGIEENVTPGGSKRSLFILGTIALLTLLIASINFMNLATSQSSKRAAEVGVRKVLGAEKRSLVNQYLGEAVLMSLVAMVIAFLLAQLLKPLFENISGKSLMINFQQHALLFVGFFALAVITGLLAGLYPAFYLSSFKPIKVLKGKFTNSLAAVSLRKGMVVFQFVISIALIVASVVIASQMKYMRSKDLGFQKDQQIIIPLRTATAKAARQSFKSELAGSTHISSIGSSMYYPGIDNVQDWLMYRQGKTAEDSKTVFINLVDDSFLKTLGVQPVAGRLFSPEFTADTLTRFVVNEEAIKEFGFASPEDAIGKWLASDWDGQQMQFTIVGVVKNFHFKDLHEAVQPFAFRMYPTAGFNYMIAHAKSAHIDQSLASLESTWKKLNPNEPFEYSFLDLDFQKNYEKDARQATLINYFTVIAILISCLGLFALAAFSAEQRTKEIGIRKVLGASVSSVVGLLSVDFLKLVFIAVVIASPLAWWAMEKWLQNFAFRTTITWHVFALTTVLAVAIAFITISFQSVKAALANPTKNLRTE, translated from the coding sequence ATGTTTAGAAACTACCTGAAGCTTGCATACCGAAACCTGGTGAAGAACAAGACGCTTTCTTTCATCAACATCTTTGGTTTGGCTATTGGTCTTACCTCTTGCATGTTGATTTCGGTTTACATCATGCATGAGCTGAGTTACGACCAGTACCATGTAAACAAAGACAGGATCTTTCAATTGAACACAGACTTCATGCAGGAAGGTGAAAGCAAAATTGCTGGTAATACATCAGGTGGTGTGGGTAAACTGATGCAGCAGGAGTTTTCCGAAATAGATAAAACTGCGCGACTGATGCGCCTGTACAGGGATGATAAAACACTATTACAAGTAACAGAAGCTGGTAGTGCCATCAAATCATTTTATGAAACAAAAGGATATTTAGCAGACTCAGGTTTCTTTCAAATCCTTACCTATGATTTCAAAGAAGGTAATCCGCAAACAGCTTTGATGGAGCCATCTTCCATTGTTTTATCCGAAGAAATAGCTTCTAAAATCTGGGGCAACCAACCTGCTTTAAATAAAGTAATCCGCGTTAGCAGCAGCACAAACGGGGATCATGATTACAGGGTGACAGGCGTATATAAACAGCCAGTTAACCCTACTCATATTGATGCACGATTTGTTCTCACATTCAGGGGTGGCAACATGGACAACATGGCGAACAACAACCCAAGCCTTGTAAACAACAACATGTTTTATACCTACATGTTGCTAAAGCCTGGAACTGATGCAGGGAAGTTAGCTGCTAAATTTCCAGCTTTCATCAATACGCACATGGGCGAAGAGTTGAAAGGAATGGGAAGGCAACGCAACTATTTACTTACGCCTATTGCTGATGTGTATTTACATGCAGGCATTGAAGAAAATGTAACGCCCGGTGGAAGTAAGAGAAGCCTCTTTATACTTGGAACTATAGCACTGCTTACACTTCTCATCGCATCCATCAACTTCATGAATCTTGCTACATCTCAATCTTCTAAACGTGCTGCAGAAGTAGGAGTACGAAAGGTGCTGGGCGCAGAGAAAAGATCACTAGTAAATCAATACCTCGGTGAGGCTGTGCTGATGTCGCTGGTAGCAATGGTCATTGCTTTTCTCCTGGCGCAATTGCTCAAGCCTTTGTTTGAAAACATTTCCGGAAAATCACTGATGATAAATTTCCAACAGCATGCGCTTTTGTTCGTTGGCTTTTTTGCTCTTGCAGTCATAACAGGATTACTGGCTGGTCTTTATCCTGCATTTTACTTATCCTCTTTTAAGCCGATAAAGGTGTTGAAAGGGAAGTTTACCAATTCGCTTGCTGCAGTTAGTTTACGCAAAGGCATGGTGGTTTTTCAATTTGTTATTTCTATTGCGCTAATTGTTGCATCGGTTGTTATTGCTTCGCAAATGAAGTACATGCGTTCTAAAGATCTAGGCTTTCAGAAAGACCAACAGATCATTATTCCACTAAGAACAGCTACTGCTAAAGCAGCCCGTCAATCTTTTAAATCTGAGTTAGCAGGTAGTACTCATATTAGCTCCATCGGCTCTTCTATGTATTATCCTGGAATCGACAATGTACAAGATTGGCTAATGTACAGGCAAGGTAAAACAGCAGAAGATTCGAAGACAGTGTTCATCAATTTGGTAGATGATAGCTTTTTAAAAACGCTGGGAGTACAGCCTGTTGCTGGTCGTTTGTTCTCACCTGAATTTACTGCTGATACGCTCACACGTTTTGTAGTAAATGAAGAAGCCATTAAAGAGTTTGGTTTTGCTTCACCCGAAGATGCAATAGGTAAGTGGCTTGCTTCCGATTGGGATGGACAGCAAATGCAATTCACCATTGTGGGTGTTGTTAAGAACTTTCACTTCAAGGACCTGCATGAAGCAGTTCAACCATTTGCTTTTCGTATGTATCCTACTGCTGGTTTCAATTACATGATAGCGCATGCAAAAAGTGCTCACATAGATCAGTCACTTGCATCACTTGAAAGCACATGGAAAAAGCTAAATCCAAATGAGCCTTTTGAATATAGTTTTCTTGATCTTGACTTCCAGAAGAACTATGAGAAGGATGCAAGACAAGCGACCCTGATCAACTACTTCACAGTGATCGCTATACTCATTTCGTGTCTTGGGTTGTTTGCACTTGCTGCATTTAGCGCAGAGCAACGAACAAAAGAAATAGGTATAAGAAAAGTACTGGGTGCAAGCGTAAGCAGTGTTGTTGGTTTATTGTCAGTTGATTTCTTGAAGCTGGTTTTTATAGCGGTAGTTATAGCATCACCACTCGCCTGGTGGGCAATGGAAAAATGGCTTCAGAATTTTGCCTTCCGCACCACTATCACCTGGCATGTATTTGCGCTGACTACTGTACTTGCTGTAGCCATTGCTTTTATTACCATCAGCTTCCAATCAGTGAAAGCAGCACTTGCTAATCCAACCAAAAACTTAAGAACCGAATAA
- a CDS encoding ABC transporter permease produces MLQNYFKTAIRNLMRYKGFSAINILSLTIGLIGCFVIGLFVWDEKQFDKSIPGGENVYRVYTERQESGNTSYMAVGAPVYATFLQRTFPEVEATARIMMINDKYLLEVGDNKAYEEKGIFVDSSFFSVFPLKFAAGDAATALLAPSTIVLNQQLAKQYFGNNNPIGKTIKIDNEDFTVKGVLAEMPSHFHLDFRYVMSLPSITLPAERMEKWTWSQFYSYVKLKPGTDVNKLQEKFQAHVVEKVRPTLESDNTTFLPYFQHLHDIHLNSADFVYDNAVRGNASYVKGLSIIAIFVLIIACFNFINLATARSFRRAKEIGVRKVIGADRKQLIVQFIGETILLSVISVILAATVTYFVVPLLNDFTGKNIEFNLFTNPLLLLTILASAVVIGVLAGIYPAMVLSGFQPIKVLKSMKPTSPSGGTNWIRQGLVVVQFALSALLIVSAIIVYKQMSYLNTKDIGFNNEQVIYFQMRGEVADKLEAFKSELKSNPNVLSVTAGYGLPGDQFAGDGVKIPGKDGEKSISSKLFIGDHDYIKTLGFKIIAGRDFSKEMTTDVDEAFIINETAVKDFGFDTPEKALGQPIYWPKWGANPGDPVKKGKVIGVVQDFHYKSLHEKVTASVIQIYPPVALKVAAKLSTSNIKSTIDHINNTWNRFSPGFPLDYKFMDETYGKMYESEQKLSSLLWIFTLMAIIVGSMGLFALAAFSAEQRTKEIGIRKVLGASVLNIMGLLSKQFVVLVLVSSIIAFPIAWYAMNKWLENFPYRISISWWVFAVAGIAAVVVALITVSFQTIKAAVSNPVKSLRTE; encoded by the coding sequence ATGCTCCAGAATTATTTCAAGACAGCGATCCGCAACCTGATGCGGTACAAGGGCTTTTCAGCCATCAATATCCTCAGCCTCACCATCGGCCTCATTGGCTGTTTCGTTATAGGGCTATTTGTTTGGGATGAAAAACAGTTTGATAAATCTATTCCCGGTGGGGAGAATGTGTACCGCGTGTACACCGAAAGACAAGAGAGTGGCAACACATCGTACATGGCAGTTGGTGCTCCTGTTTACGCGACGTTCCTGCAACGCACTTTTCCTGAGGTAGAGGCTACTGCTCGAATCATGATGATAAATGATAAGTACCTTTTAGAAGTTGGAGATAACAAAGCTTATGAAGAAAAGGGCATCTTCGTTGACTCATCATTCTTCTCCGTTTTCCCTCTGAAGTTCGCGGCTGGTGATGCAGCAACTGCATTGTTAGCACCTTCAACCATTGTACTCAATCAACAACTGGCGAAGCAATACTTCGGCAACAACAATCCAATTGGTAAGACAATAAAAATCGACAATGAAGACTTTACGGTAAAAGGTGTTTTAGCTGAAATGCCATCACACTTCCACCTCGACTTCCGATACGTCATGTCTTTGCCTTCAATTACGCTTCCTGCAGAAAGGATGGAAAAGTGGACATGGAGCCAGTTCTACAGTTACGTAAAACTGAAGCCGGGCACAGATGTGAATAAACTACAGGAGAAGTTCCAGGCGCATGTAGTAGAAAAGGTGCGGCCAACATTGGAGAGCGACAATACAACGTTCCTGCCTTACTTCCAACACCTGCACGATATACACCTCAACTCAGCTGACTTTGTGTATGACAATGCTGTTCGGGGAAATGCCTCGTATGTAAAAGGTCTAAGCATCATTGCCATCTTTGTCTTGATTATTGCATGCTTCAATTTTATCAACCTCGCTACGGCACGATCATTTAGAAGAGCGAAGGAAATTGGTGTAAGGAAAGTTATTGGTGCAGATAGGAAACAACTGATCGTTCAGTTTATAGGCGAAACAATTTTGCTGTCTGTTATCTCTGTTATACTTGCTGCTACAGTTACTTATTTTGTTGTTCCGCTGCTGAATGATTTTACCGGCAAGAATATCGAGTTCAACCTTTTCACAAACCCGCTTCTATTGCTTACGATACTTGCATCAGCAGTTGTGATTGGTGTGCTGGCAGGTATCTATCCTGCGATGGTGTTGTCTGGCTTCCAACCGATCAAGGTGCTTAAAAGCATGAAGCCAACGTCGCCCTCCGGCGGTACGAATTGGATAAGGCAGGGACTTGTGGTGGTGCAATTTGCTTTGTCTGCGTTGCTCATTGTTTCAGCTATCATTGTTTACAAGCAGATGAGCTACCTCAACACCAAGGATATCGGCTTCAACAACGAACAAGTTATTTACTTCCAGATGAGAGGTGAAGTAGCTGATAAATTAGAAGCCTTCAAGAGCGAGTTGAAGAGCAACCCGAATGTACTTTCTGTTACCGCTGGTTATGGTTTACCAGGTGATCAATTCGCAGGTGATGGCGTGAAGATCCCTGGTAAGGACGGTGAGAAAAGCATTTCGAGCAAGCTCTTCATCGGCGATCATGATTACATCAAAACGCTTGGCTTCAAAATCATTGCAGGGAGAGATTTTTCTAAAGAAATGACGACCGATGTAGATGAGGCATTTATTATAAATGAAACAGCAGTAAAGGACTTTGGTTTTGATACACCTGAAAAAGCATTGGGGCAACCGATCTACTGGCCCAAGTGGGGAGCCAATCCTGGCGACCCTGTAAAGAAGGGAAAGGTGATCGGCGTAGTACAGGATTTTCATTACAAGAGCCTGCATGAGAAAGTAACAGCGTCTGTCATCCAGATCTATCCTCCTGTTGCACTTAAAGTAGCTGCTAAGCTCAGCACCAGCAATATCAAGAGTACCATTGATCACATCAACAATACGTGGAATAGATTTTCACCCGGCTTTCCTTTGGACTATAAGTTTATGGACGAGACCTATGGCAAGATGTATGAGAGCGAGCAGAAGCTCAGCAGCCTGCTGTGGATATTTACTTTGATGGCCATCATAGTAGGCTCTATGGGTTTGTTCGCACTCGCTGCATTTAGTGCGGAGCAGCGCACCAAAGAAATAGGAATAAGAAAGGTACTGGGAGCAAGTGTGCTCAACATCATGGGCTTGCTTTCAAAGCAATTTGTAGTGCTCGTACTTGTCTCGTCCATCATTGCATTTCCTATAGCATGGTATGCAATGAACAAGTGGCTTGAGAACTTTCCGTACCGTATAAGCATCAGCTGGTGGGTATTTGCTGTTGCAGGCATTGCTGCAGTTGTGGTAGCATTAATAACAGTGAGTTTTCAAACGATAAAAGCTGCTGTAAGTAACCCGGTGAAGAGCTTAAGAACGGAATGA
- a CDS encoding ABC transporter permease codes for MLKNYLTIAIRILRKNKLYAFVNIAGLSIGIACCLLIGMYIWHEVSYDRFHANADRIARVTWEYNFGDADTKTATTGTKVGPQLQRTFPEVEGYVRTLKYGRVVGYADKLFEEKSFVYADSAFFSMFSFPLLKGNTRTALNAPDKVVLTETTARKYFGNEDPVGKVLKVGMKQLEVTGVAADAPANSQLQFDFIASFTTLSAAKTENYNEANYITYLLLNSADNLAALQNKIDAFAKRVAKEEFKVEGDQFMTFKLEPLTVVHLHSKLDGFEPNNNIIYIYILAVVALLIMLIACVNYTNLSTAQSASRTAEIGIRKVLGARKQQLFNQFIAESIVLTAIALVIAFAAAYLLLPFFNDVAGKQLQAADILNPVVVGGLVVLSMLVAFAAGAYPALVLSSSKVIKILKSGFSFTSGGAGLRKSLIILQFVISIFLITSTIVILKQLDYIQTKDLGYDKEQVIVLPVDEEVKKMMQNLKPALTAHPNVVSVAAAYEAPTHIGWGDALRKQGEDKSITINAIPVDEDFVKTMGMQVIAGSDFTQADVLSFDTTGGPNSKYSYILNEAAAKALGWTPEEAVGKIVAKNREGKVRGVIKDFHFRSFHETINPLLIFLDHRMAQVMLVKVSSENLKATIDHLQTTWKSRISHRPFEYHFLDEEFQEMYKAEQQTGIVFTTFSTLAILLACLGLFALSAFELVKRTKEIGIRKVLGASISDLVRLLTKDFLKLVAIAFVIAVPVSWYLSNEWLHEFTYRINLEWWMFIAAGVCAIAITLITVSYQAIKSSFTNPVKSLRSE; via the coding sequence ATGCTTAAAAACTATTTGACCATTGCGATACGTATCCTGCGCAAGAACAAGCTGTATGCCTTCGTAAATATTGCAGGCCTTAGCATTGGCATTGCCTGCTGCTTGCTGATTGGTATGTACATCTGGCACGAAGTGAGCTACGACAGGTTTCATGCGAATGCAGATCGCATAGCACGGGTAACGTGGGAGTACAATTTTGGTGACGCTGATACTAAAACGGCTACAACAGGTACAAAAGTAGGCCCTCAGCTTCAGCGCACTTTTCCTGAAGTAGAAGGCTATGTAAGAACGCTGAAGTATGGTCGAGTGGTTGGTTATGCAGACAAGTTGTTTGAAGAAAAAAGTTTCGTGTATGCAGACTCAGCATTCTTCTCTATGTTCTCTTTTCCTCTGCTGAAGGGCAATACAAGAACAGCATTGAATGCACCAGATAAAGTGGTGCTGACCGAAACAACTGCACGCAAATATTTTGGCAACGAAGATCCTGTTGGTAAAGTTCTGAAGGTGGGTATGAAGCAACTTGAAGTGACTGGTGTTGCTGCTGATGCGCCCGCTAACTCGCAGTTGCAATTTGATTTCATTGCTTCATTTACTACACTGTCTGCAGCTAAAACAGAAAATTATAATGAAGCGAATTACATCACTTACTTGTTATTGAACTCAGCCGACAACCTTGCGGCTCTTCAGAACAAGATTGATGCATTCGCGAAGAGGGTAGCAAAAGAAGAATTTAAAGTAGAAGGTGACCAGTTCATGACGTTTAAGCTGGAGCCGCTTACGGTTGTTCACCTGCACTCTAAGCTCGATGGCTTCGAACCAAACAACAATATCATCTACATCTATATACTAGCTGTAGTGGCATTGCTCATCATGCTGATTGCCTGCGTTAACTATACAAACCTGAGCACAGCTCAGTCAGCAAGTCGTACTGCAGAAATAGGTATCCGCAAAGTATTAGGCGCACGAAAGCAGCAACTGTTCAACCAGTTTATTGCGGAGTCAATTGTGCTTACTGCTATCGCACTTGTTATCGCCTTTGCTGCTGCCTACCTGCTACTACCCTTCTTCAACGATGTAGCAGGCAAACAACTGCAGGCTGCTGATATTTTAAATCCCGTAGTAGTTGGAGGGCTTGTTGTGTTAAGCATGTTGGTTGCCTTTGCAGCAGGTGCATATCCTGCCTTGGTGTTATCAAGCAGCAAAGTCATCAAGATCTTGAAGAGTGGCTTCTCTTTTACTTCAGGTGGTGCAGGATTAAGAAAGTCATTGATCATCCTACAGTTCGTTATCTCCATTTTCCTCATCACGTCAACCATTGTTATACTAAAGCAGCTGGATTATATCCAGACAAAAGATCTCGGCTATGATAAAGAGCAGGTGATCGTTTTGCCGGTAGACGAAGAGGTGAAAAAGATGATGCAGAACCTAAAGCCAGCACTTACTGCACATCCTAATGTAGTATCAGTAGCAGCTGCATATGAAGCGCCTACGCATATCGGCTGGGGCGATGCGCTTCGGAAGCAAGGCGAGGATAAATCGATCACCATTAATGCCATTCCTGTTGACGAAGACTTTGTAAAAACGATGGGCATGCAGGTAATTGCCGGCTCCGACTTCACGCAGGCTGATGTACTTTCTTTTGATACCACTGGCGGACCCAACAGCAAGTACAGTTACATCCTAAACGAAGCTGCAGCTAAAGCCTTAGGCTGGACCCCAGAAGAGGCAGTAGGTAAGATAGTAGCTAAAAATCGTGAAGGCAAAGTGCGTGGAGTGATTAAAGACTTTCACTTCAGGTCGTTTCACGAGACAATCAATCCACTACTCATCTTTCTTGATCACAGGATGGCGCAGGTAATGCTGGTAAAAGTTTCAAGTGAAAATTTAAAAGCAACAATTGACCACCTGCAAACAACATGGAAGTCGCGCATCAGCCACCGTCCTTTCGAGTATCATTTCCTTGATGAAGAGTTCCAGGAAATGTACAAGGCTGAGCAGCAAACAGGCATTGTCTTCACCACGTTCTCTACATTGGCCATCCTGCTAGCATGTCTTGGTTTGTTTGCACTAAGTGCATTCGAGCTGGTAAAACGAACCAAGGAAATAGGTATTCGCAAAGTACTTGGTGCTTCTATCTCCGATCTTGTTCGCTTGCTCACGAAAGATTTCCTGAAGCTGGTAGCTATTGCTTTCGTCATTGCTGTTCCGGTATCGTGGTACTTGTCAAATGAGTGGCTGCACGAGTTTACTTACCGCATCAACCTCGAGTGGTGGATGTTTATAGCAGCAGGTGTATGTGCTATTGCTATTACGTTGATCACTGTTAGTTACCAGGCTATCAAGTCTTCTTTTACTAATCCAGTTAAAAGTCTACGTTCAGAATAG